The following proteins are co-located in the Verrucomicrobiia bacterium genome:
- a CDS encoding CoA transferase — MKPLDGIRVVDLSRILAGPYCSMLLSDFGAEIIKVENPDKGDDTRAYGPPFLEGESVYFLSINRGKKSLTLNLKTPEAREILKKLIQQSDVLLENFRRDYLQSIGFGYDEVVKLNPRIIYASVTGYGHTGPWADRPGYDLAVQGQSGIMSLTGDPKGEPYKTGTSLADITAGIYATLGILLALQARNRTGQGQKVDVSLLDGQVSFLTYQAGIYFGTGKSPTRKGNQHPTIVPYETFKASDRWFNLAAGNDRLWQQFCDLIGRSDLKTHEKFATNPKRVQNHAELHPVLEKIFSGKTAEEWLAILEKGGIPCGPIYSVSEVLEHPQVRAREMVVERPHPKLKSVKMTGVPIKLSGTPGNAGDAPPMLGQHTQEVLRDLGYKDADIDRLKKAGAI, encoded by the coding sequence GTGAAGCCTCTCGATGGTATCCGGGTCGTGGATCTTTCCCGCATTTTGGCGGGCCCCTATTGCTCCATGCTGTTGAGCGATTTCGGCGCGGAGATCATCAAGGTCGAAAACCCCGACAAGGGTGACGACACACGCGCCTACGGCCCCCCGTTCCTCGAGGGCGAGAGCGTGTACTTCCTCAGTATCAATCGCGGCAAGAAATCGCTGACGCTCAACCTCAAGACTCCTGAGGCCCGCGAAATCCTGAAAAAACTCATCCAGCAGTCGGACGTCTTGTTGGAAAATTTCCGCCGCGACTACCTGCAAAGCATCGGCTTCGGCTACGACGAGGTAGTGAAGTTGAATCCGAGAATCATCTACGCCTCGGTCACGGGCTACGGGCATACCGGTCCCTGGGCTGACCGCCCCGGCTACGACCTCGCCGTGCAAGGCCAAAGCGGCATCATGAGCCTCACCGGCGACCCCAAGGGCGAACCCTACAAAACGGGCACGTCGCTGGCCGACATCACCGCCGGCATCTACGCTACTCTCGGCATCCTCCTCGCCCTGCAAGCCCGCAACCGCACCGGCCAGGGCCAAAAGGTCGATGTGTCGTTGCTCGATGGACAAGTCTCGTTCCTCACGTATCAAGCCGGCATTTATTTCGGCACCGGCAAATCGCCAACGCGCAAAGGAAACCAGCACCCCACTATCGTGCCCTACGAAACCTTCAAGGCGAGCGATCGTTGGTTCAACCTCGCCGCTGGCAACGACCGTCTCTGGCAACAATTCTGTGATTTGATCGGACGCTCGGACTTGAAGACGCACGAGAAGTTTGCCACCAACCCGAAGCGTGTCCAGAACCACGCCGAGTTGCACCCGGTGTTGGAAAAGATTTTTTCGGGCAAAACCGCCGAGGAATGGCTCGCCATCCTGGAAAAAGGCGGTATTCCCTGCGGCCCCATCTATTCCGTCTCCGAGGTATTGGAACACCCGCAAGTGCGCGCCCGCGAAATGGTCGTCGAGCGTCCGCATCCGAAACTCAAATCAGTAAAAATGACCGGCGTGCCTATTAAATTGTCGGGAACCCCCGGCAACGCCGGCGACGCACCGCCAATGCTCGGACAACATACGCAAGAAGTCTTGCGCGACCTGGGCTACAAAGACGCCGACATCGACCGCTTGAAAAAAGCAGGCGCGATATGA
- a CDS encoding outer membrane lipoprotein-sorting protein, which produces MRIYPLLSVAVLLSFSAYADSPSTNLDARVILQKVLANRPAKDFSLKARLFVGDADPVMVDILVKNTATETRTIYRTPQTQALVVQPVNGDPHFYLRGVGELAGAKRTERLLGSEFSYYDLGLPFLRWENPKLLDADDRVRARDCFAIEVSAEGEPYTRVKIWIDKEYYALLRAEAFDKNENLVRRFAVTSFKKIGEAWIPRGLEAAVLPPGQSLPNQQKSRLEVYEGDYGTQLPDAWFALEGFAKPNGVNGAAAH; this is translated from the coding sequence ATGAGAATTTACCCGCTCCTCAGCGTGGCCGTTTTGCTTTCCTTCAGTGCGTACGCCGATTCCCCATCGACCAACCTGGATGCACGGGTAATTCTGCAAAAGGTGCTGGCGAATCGGCCGGCGAAGGATTTTTCCTTGAAAGCCCGCTTGTTCGTGGGAGATGCGGACCCCGTGATGGTGGACATCCTCGTGAAAAATACAGCGACGGAGACGCGCACCATCTATCGTACGCCACAAACCCAGGCGCTGGTCGTCCAGCCCGTGAATGGTGACCCACATTTTTATCTGCGCGGTGTTGGCGAGCTGGCCGGCGCGAAGCGAACGGAGAGGCTGTTGGGGTCGGAGTTCTCGTATTACGACCTGGGGTTGCCGTTTTTGCGGTGGGAGAATCCGAAGCTGCTCGACGCGGACGACCGGGTGCGTGCCCGCGATTGTTTTGCGATCGAGGTTTCGGCGGAGGGCGAGCCGTACACACGCGTCAAGATCTGGATCGACAAGGAGTATTACGCGCTGCTGCGGGCGGAGGCATTTGATAAGAACGAGAATCTGGTGAGACGTTTCGCGGTCACCAGCTTCAAGAAGATCGGCGAGGCGTGGATTCCGCGCGGTTTGGAGGCGGCGGTTTTGCCGCCGGGCCAATCGTTGCCGAACCAACAGAAATCACGCCTGGAGGTATATGAAGGTGATTATGGCACCCAATTGCCCGACGCGTGGTTCGCGCTGGAGGGATTCGCCAAGCCCAACGGCGTCAATGGGGCTGCAGCCCACTGA
- the mce gene encoding methylmalonyl-CoA epimerase gives MINGIDHIGIAVKSIDEAKKFWVDTLGLKFSHIEEVPEQKVRVAMLKAGEMTIELLEPTSPDSPIHRFIEKRGEGIHHLTLGTDNLIEQLKKLKSANVNLIDEQPRLGAGGAKIAFLHPKSAHGVLVELCEPHD, from the coding sequence ATGATTAACGGCATCGACCACATTGGTATTGCTGTCAAGAGCATCGACGAGGCAAAAAAATTCTGGGTCGACACCCTCGGCTTGAAATTCTCGCACATTGAGGAAGTCCCCGAACAAAAAGTCCGCGTGGCGATGCTGAAAGCCGGCGAGATGACCATTGAGTTGCTCGAACCCACCTCGCCTGACAGCCCCATCCATCGTTTCATCGAAAAACGCGGCGAAGGCATCCACCACCTGACCCTCGGTACGGACAACCTCATCGAGCAATTGAAAAAACTAAAGTCCGCCAACGTCAATCTTATCGACGAACAACCGCGCCTCGGCGCCGGCGGCGCCAAGATCGCGTTTCTCCACCCGAAATCCGCCCACGGCGTGCTCGTGGAACTCTGTGAGCCTCATGACTGA